One genomic segment of Oncorhynchus mykiss isolate Arlee chromosome 10, USDA_OmykA_1.1, whole genome shotgun sequence includes these proteins:
- the LOC110533179 gene encoding clathrin light chain A-like isoform X1 has protein sequence MDDFDMLSAPQAAAGNGTDEDPAAAFLAQQESEIAGIENDEGFSILDSGEVPTSLDNNLTGDANDAVDGAVNGDIHEESNGPSDAYSAISSADRLQAEPESLRKWREEQRERLEVLDANSRKQESEWKDKAKVELEEWHTRQDEQLEKTKVNNRVLDEDFYKQPFSDLIGYVTHITHPCYRLDQAAEEAMLSDMDENNPGTEWERVARLCDFNPKSSKQAKDVSRMRSVLISLKQAPLIR, from the exons ATGGACGATTTTGACATGCTCAGCGCACCACAGGCTGCGGCCGGCAATGGGACTGACGAAGACCCCGCTGCCGCATTCTTGGCCCAGCAAGAAAGCGAGATCGCGGGGATTGAGAACGACGAAGGATTCAGCATCCTGGACAGCGGAGAGGTTCCAACGTCGCTAGACAACAATCTGACAGGCGACGCAAACG ATGCAGTGGATGGTGCCGTTAATGGGGACATTCATGAG GAGAGCAACGGCCCGTCTGATGCATACTCAGCCATCTCCAGTGCCGATCGGCTGCAGGCTGAGCCAGAGAGCCTGCGTAAAtggagggaggagcagagagagaggctcGAGGTCCTAG ACGCTAACTCTCGTAAGCAGGAGTCTGAGTGGAAGGACAAAGCCAAGGTAGAGCTGGAGGAGTGGCACACTAGACAGGACGAGCAGCTGGAGAAGACTAAAGTGAACAACAG GGTGCTGGATGAGGATTTCTACAAACAACCCTTCTCTGACCTGATTGGTTATGT CACACACATTACCCATCCTTGCTACCGCCTAGACca AGCGGCCGAGGAGGCCATGCTGTCGGACATGGACGAGAACAACCCGGGCACCGAGTGGGAGCGCGTGGCGCGCCTCTGCGACTTCAACCCAAAGTCCAGCAAGCAGGCCAAAGACGTGTCCCGCATGCGCTCTGTCCTCATCTCCCTCAAGCAGGCCCCTCTGATCCGCTAA
- the LOC110533179 gene encoding clathrin light chain A-like isoform X2, producing the protein MDDFDMLSAPQAAAGNGTDEDPAAAFLAQQESEIAGIENDEGFSILDSGEVPTSLDNNLTGDANDAVDGAVNGDIHEESNGPSDAYSAISSADRLQAEPESLRKWREEQRERLEVLDANSRKQESEWKDKAKVELEEWHTRQDEQLEKTKVNNRVLDEDFYKQPFSDLIGYVAAEEAMLSDMDENNPGTEWERVARLCDFNPKSSKQAKDVSRMRSVLISLKQAPLIR; encoded by the exons ATGGACGATTTTGACATGCTCAGCGCACCACAGGCTGCGGCCGGCAATGGGACTGACGAAGACCCCGCTGCCGCATTCTTGGCCCAGCAAGAAAGCGAGATCGCGGGGATTGAGAACGACGAAGGATTCAGCATCCTGGACAGCGGAGAGGTTCCAACGTCGCTAGACAACAATCTGACAGGCGACGCAAACG ATGCAGTGGATGGTGCCGTTAATGGGGACATTCATGAG GAGAGCAACGGCCCGTCTGATGCATACTCAGCCATCTCCAGTGCCGATCGGCTGCAGGCTGAGCCAGAGAGCCTGCGTAAAtggagggaggagcagagagagaggctcGAGGTCCTAG ACGCTAACTCTCGTAAGCAGGAGTCTGAGTGGAAGGACAAAGCCAAGGTAGAGCTGGAGGAGTGGCACACTAGACAGGACGAGCAGCTGGAGAAGACTAAAGTGAACAACAG GGTGCTGGATGAGGATTTCTACAAACAACCCTTCTCTGACCTGATTGGTTATGT AGCGGCCGAGGAGGCCATGCTGTCGGACATGGACGAGAACAACCCGGGCACCGAGTGGGAGCGCGTGGCGCGCCTCTGCGACTTCAACCCAAAGTCCAGCAAGCAGGCCAAAGACGTGTCCCGCATGCGCTCTGTCCTCATCTCCCTCAAGCAGGCCCCTCTGATCCGCTAA
- the LOC110533179 gene encoding clathrin light chain A-like isoform X3 has translation MDDFDMLSAPQAAAGNGTDEDPAAAFLAQQESEIAGIENDEGFSILDSGEVPTSLDNNLTGDANDAVDGAVNGDIHEESNGPSDAYSAISSADRLQAEPESLRKWREEQRERLEVLDANSRKQESEWKDKAKVELEEWHTRQDEQLEKTKVNNRAAEEAMLSDMDENNPGTEWERVARLCDFNPKSSKQAKDVSRMRSVLISLKQAPLIR, from the exons ATGGACGATTTTGACATGCTCAGCGCACCACAGGCTGCGGCCGGCAATGGGACTGACGAAGACCCCGCTGCCGCATTCTTGGCCCAGCAAGAAAGCGAGATCGCGGGGATTGAGAACGACGAAGGATTCAGCATCCTGGACAGCGGAGAGGTTCCAACGTCGCTAGACAACAATCTGACAGGCGACGCAAACG ATGCAGTGGATGGTGCCGTTAATGGGGACATTCATGAG GAGAGCAACGGCCCGTCTGATGCATACTCAGCCATCTCCAGTGCCGATCGGCTGCAGGCTGAGCCAGAGAGCCTGCGTAAAtggagggaggagcagagagagaggctcGAGGTCCTAG ACGCTAACTCTCGTAAGCAGGAGTCTGAGTGGAAGGACAAAGCCAAGGTAGAGCTGGAGGAGTGGCACACTAGACAGGACGAGCAGCTGGAGAAGACTAAAGTGAACAACAG AGCGGCCGAGGAGGCCATGCTGTCGGACATGGACGAGAACAACCCGGGCACCGAGTGGGAGCGCGTGGCGCGCCTCTGCGACTTCAACCCAAAGTCCAGCAAGCAGGCCAAAGACGTGTCCCGCATGCGCTCTGTCCTCATCTCCCTCAAGCAGGCCCCTCTGATCCGCTAA